A stretch of Aedes aegypti strain LVP_AGWG chromosome 2, AaegL5.0 Primary Assembly, whole genome shotgun sequence DNA encodes these proteins:
- the LOC5575894 gene encoding zinc finger protein 836 isoform X1, protein MTLFNLEQFPDVCRLCMKADSKKSHSIHDNFEAIPMKIVAFLEEVTFRTAENKAELLPKSICDPCVNYLSEFAVYRNRMALTFRFMEALVDLKQSNAKPITALFKDSKRELESLFRELSICSKPDPQVEDLLLEFESYNSVNCDALVKVEMEQGSEPDDDDGHDDVHDDLDDPDFECVDEPEDEVETKPSKKTRKKSHSKTKSSELSSDDEPLVKKKAKVKSPRSTGSTPAAQNSTTKRVGRPRIHPEGRHLEEPWSCDKCKFKTKYRVAVERHKKVHERREKRIYPCSICGEVFKTNDEMRNHGLVHPENQFVCEMCGASLKSATSLKSHMERHEDKRKYSCQYCEYAAYTKINLTAHLQIHASDNAVLKCEICGTTFRKSGHLKRHIESHSNERKYACEQCPGRFNTKNTLRNHFNRVHLGVRYPCEYCEKTFDQRIILRDHIERVHQIQCQFICDICVVTFDSQEKLDIHKQRHENPKPMECGICLTIHPTQEALAAHMCISYQDNYQCCNKDLRNHVQYNRHMLVKHGMKTNVRVKPIPGMLLGNLRGSRKRLIQCRKCDIAFPSKALKMQHMLVCNQTSREEYSNDADNGVAGRFGY, encoded by the exons ATGACGTTGTTCAATCTGGAACAGTTTCCAGACGTGTGCCGCCTGTGCATGAAGGCGGATTCCAAAAAATCCCACTCAATACATGATAATTTCGAGGCAATCCCGATGAAGATCGtagcattcctggaggaagttaCATTCCGCACCGCGGAG AATAAGGCTGAACTTCTGCCGAAATCCATATGCGATCCTTGTGTCAACTACCTGTCGGAGTTTGCCGTCTACCGGAATAGGATGGCACTCACGTTCCGGTTCATGGAGGCTCTAGTTGATCTGAAACAATCCAACGCTAAGCCAATCACCGCCCTCTTCAAAGATAGCAAGCGCGAACTGGAGTCACTTTTCAGGGAGCTTTCAATTTGCAGCAAACCGGATCCACAGGTCGAAGATCTGCTGCTGGAGTTTGAATCGTACAACTCGGTCAACTGCGATGCTCTCGTCAAAGTGGAGATGGAGCAAGGTTCCGAGCCGGACGATGATGATGGGCACGATGATGTCCACGATGATCTCGATGATCCCGATTTTGAATGCGTCGATGAGCCAGAAGATGAAGTCGAAAcaaaacccagtaaaaaaaCACGCAAGAAATCTCATTCAAAAACTAAATCGAGCGAATTGTCCAGTGACGATGAACCGTTAGTAAAAAAGAAAGCTAAAGTTAAGTCCCCTCGATCAACTGGTTCTACCCCTGCAGCACAAAACAGCACCACCAAACGGGTTGGTCGTCCGAGGATTCATCCGGAAGGAAGGCATCTTGAGGAACCGTGGTCTTGCGATAAGtgcaaattcaaaactaaataCCGAGTCGCCGTTGAACGCCACAAGAAGGTTCACGAGCGGCGTGAGAAGCGAATTTATCCGTGTTCCATTTGTGGAGAGGTGTTCAAAACCAATGATGAAATGCGTAACCATGGCTTGGTGCATCCGGAGAACCAGTTTGTGTGCGAAATGTGCGGTGCATCGCTGAAGAGCGCAACCTCACTGAAGTCGCACATGGAACGGCATGAAGACAAACGAAAGTATTCCTGTCAATATTGCGAATATGCAGCCTACACGAAAATCAATCTAACTGCACACTTGCAAATCCATGCCTCCGATAATGCCGTGCTGAAATGCGAAATCTGTGGTACCACGTTCCGGAA ATCGGGCCATCTGAAACGTCACATCGAGAGCCACAGCAACGAACGGAAATACGCGTGTGAACAGTGTCCGGGGCGGTTCAACACCAAGAACACGCTTCGAAATCATTTCAATCGCGTGCACTTGGGCGTTCGTTACCCCTGTGAATACTGTGAAAAAACATTCGACCAGAGAATCATCCTGCGAGATCACATCGAACGAGTCCATCAG ATTCAATGCCAATTTATATGCGACATTTGTGTTGTTACGTTCGATAGCCAGGAGAAGTTGGATATCCACAAGCAGCGCCATGAGAATCCCAAGCCTATGGAGTGTGGTATATGCCTAACGATACACCCTACCCAGGAGGCATTGGCCGCCCATATGTGCATCAGCTACCAGGACAACTATCAGTGCTGCAACAAAGATTTGCGCAACCATGTGCAGTACAATCGCCACATGCTGGTCAAGCATGGCATGAAAACCAATGTTCGTGTGAAACCTATCCCGGGAATGCTGTTGGGAAATTTGAGAGGATCGCGAAAGCGTCTGATACAGTGTCGTAAGTGCGATATTGCTTTCCCTTCGAAAGCGCTGAAGATGCAACATATGCTAGTGTGCAACCAGACGTCAAGGGAGGAATATTCGAATGACGCTGATAATGGTGTGGCCGGGCGCTTCGGTTATTAG
- the LOC5575894 gene encoding zinc finger protein 836 isoform X2, which yields MALTFRFMEALVDLKQSNAKPITALFKDSKRELESLFRELSICSKPDPQVEDLLLEFESYNSVNCDALVKVEMEQGSEPDDDDGHDDVHDDLDDPDFECVDEPEDEVETKPSKKTRKKSHSKTKSSELSSDDEPLVKKKAKVKSPRSTGSTPAAQNSTTKRVGRPRIHPEGRHLEEPWSCDKCKFKTKYRVAVERHKKVHERREKRIYPCSICGEVFKTNDEMRNHGLVHPENQFVCEMCGASLKSATSLKSHMERHEDKRKYSCQYCEYAAYTKINLTAHLQIHASDNAVLKCEICGTTFRKSGHLKRHIESHSNERKYACEQCPGRFNTKNTLRNHFNRVHLGVRYPCEYCEKTFDQRIILRDHIERVHQIQCQFICDICVVTFDSQEKLDIHKQRHENPKPMECGICLTIHPTQEALAAHMCISYQDNYQCCNKDLRNHVQYNRHMLVKHGMKTNVRVKPIPGMLLGNLRGSRKRLIQCRKCDIAFPSKALKMQHMLVCNQTSREEYSNDADNGVAGRFGY from the exons ATGGCACTCACGTTCCGGTTCATGGAGGCTCTAGTTGATCTGAAACAATCCAACGCTAAGCCAATCACCGCCCTCTTCAAAGATAGCAAGCGCGAACTGGAGTCACTTTTCAGGGAGCTTTCAATTTGCAGCAAACCGGATCCACAGGTCGAAGATCTGCTGCTGGAGTTTGAATCGTACAACTCGGTCAACTGCGATGCTCTCGTCAAAGTGGAGATGGAGCAAGGTTCCGAGCCGGACGATGATGATGGGCACGATGATGTCCACGATGATCTCGATGATCCCGATTTTGAATGCGTCGATGAGCCAGAAGATGAAGTCGAAAcaaaacccagtaaaaaaaCACGCAAGAAATCTCATTCAAAAACTAAATCGAGCGAATTGTCCAGTGACGATGAACCGTTAGTAAAAAAGAAAGCTAAAGTTAAGTCCCCTCGATCAACTGGTTCTACCCCTGCAGCACAAAACAGCACCACCAAACGGGTTGGTCGTCCGAGGATTCATCCGGAAGGAAGGCATCTTGAGGAACCGTGGTCTTGCGATAAGtgcaaattcaaaactaaataCCGAGTCGCCGTTGAACGCCACAAGAAGGTTCACGAGCGGCGTGAGAAGCGAATTTATCCGTGTTCCATTTGTGGAGAGGTGTTCAAAACCAATGATGAAATGCGTAACCATGGCTTGGTGCATCCGGAGAACCAGTTTGTGTGCGAAATGTGCGGTGCATCGCTGAAGAGCGCAACCTCACTGAAGTCGCACATGGAACGGCATGAAGACAAACGAAAGTATTCCTGTCAATATTGCGAATATGCAGCCTACACGAAAATCAATCTAACTGCACACTTGCAAATCCATGCCTCCGATAATGCCGTGCTGAAATGCGAAATCTGTGGTACCACGTTCCGGAA ATCGGGCCATCTGAAACGTCACATCGAGAGCCACAGCAACGAACGGAAATACGCGTGTGAACAGTGTCCGGGGCGGTTCAACACCAAGAACACGCTTCGAAATCATTTCAATCGCGTGCACTTGGGCGTTCGTTACCCCTGTGAATACTGTGAAAAAACATTCGACCAGAGAATCATCCTGCGAGATCACATCGAACGAGTCCATCAG ATTCAATGCCAATTTATATGCGACATTTGTGTTGTTACGTTCGATAGCCAGGAGAAGTTGGATATCCACAAGCAGCGCCATGAGAATCCCAAGCCTATGGAGTGTGGTATATGCCTAACGATACACCCTACCCAGGAGGCATTGGCCGCCCATATGTGCATCAGCTACCAGGACAACTATCAGTGCTGCAACAAAGATTTGCGCAACCATGTGCAGTACAATCGCCACATGCTGGTCAAGCATGGCATGAAAACCAATGTTCGTGTGAAACCTATCCCGGGAATGCTGTTGGGAAATTTGAGAGGATCGCGAAAGCGTCTGATACAGTGTCGTAAGTGCGATATTGCTTTCCCTTCGAAAGCGCTGAAGATGCAACATATGCTAGTGTGCAACCAGACGTCAAGGGAGGAATATTCGAATGACGCTGATAATGGTGTGGCCGGGCGCTTCGGTTATTAG